From a single Mobula birostris isolate sMobBir1 chromosome 13, sMobBir1.hap1, whole genome shotgun sequence genomic region:
- the LOC140208441 gene encoding uncharacterized protein codes for MAHQRDHTGERPFTCSDCGKGFINSSDLLRHQSVHTGERLFTCLDCGKRFTCSSHLKVHQRVHTGEKPFTCSDCRKGFTCSSLLKVHQRVHTGERPFTCSDCGKGFTSSSVLHRHQRVHIGERPFTCSVCGKGFFRSSDLQAHWSFHTGERPFICSDCGKGFTCSSHLKVHQRVHTGERPFTCSDCGKGFTSSSQLKVHQRVHTGERPFTCSDCGEGFTVSSQLKVHQRVHTGERPFTCSDCGKGFTSSLVLQRHQRVHTGERPFTCSDCGKRFRCSSQLKVHQRVHTGERPFTCSDCGKGFTSSCVLLRHQRVHTGERPFTCSVCGKGFIRSSRLQAHWSIHTGDRPFTCSDCGKAFTCSSHLKVHQRVHTGEWPFSCSDCGKGFTWSSQLKVHQRVHTGERPFTCSVCGKGFTRSSNLQKHQRAHTG; via the coding sequence atggctcaccagcgagatcacaccggggagcggccgttcacctgctcagactgtgggaagggattcattaactcatctgacctactgagacaccagtcagttcacactggggagcggctgttcacctgcttggactgtgggaagagattcacttgctcatcccacctgaaggttcatcagcgagttcacactggagagaagccattcacctgctcagactgcaggaagggattcacttgctcatccctactgaaggtgcatcagagagttcacactggggagaggccgttcacctgctccgactgtgggaagggattcacttcatccTCTGTTCTAcacagacaccagcgagttcacattggggagaggccgttcacctgctcagtgtgtgggaagggattctttCGATCATCCGacctacaagcacactggtcttttcatactggggagaggccgttcatctgctccgactgcgggaagggattcacttgctcatcccacctgaaggtacatcagcgagttcacactggggagaggccgttcacctgctcagactgtgggaagggattcacttcgtcatcccaactgaaggtacatcagcgagttcacactggggagaggccgttcacctgctcagactgtggggagggattcactgtgtcatctcaactgaaggtacatcagcgagttcacactggggagaggccgttcacctgctcagactgtgggaagggattcacttcgtcacttgtcctacagagacatcagcgagttcacactggggagaggccgttcacctgctcagactgcgggaagagattccgttgctcatctcaactgaaggtacatcagcgagttcacactggggagaggccgttcacctgctcagactgtgggaagggattcacttcgtcatgtGTCCTACtcagacaccagcgagttcacactggggagaggccgttcacctgctcagtgtgtgggaagggattcattcgatCATCCCGcctacaagcacactggtctattcacactggggacaggccgttcacctgctccgactgCGGGAAggcattcacttgctcatcccacctgaaggttcatcagcgagttcacactggagagtggcccttctcctgctcagactgtggaaagggattcacttggtcatcccaactgaaggtacatcagcgagttcacacaggggagaggccgttcacctgctcagtgtgtgggaagggattcactcggtcatcgaacctacagaaacaccagcgagctcacactgggtag